The window CGGACCTATTGGACATGTACACTACGGCATTGATCCATATCAAGAAAGGTGAGGATACGAATTACGATCGATTGCTCATTAAAAGTCTACCTGAAAGCTACAGGAACACCTCGACCTCCATTTATAAAATATTGTTGGATACCAGTTGCTTTGTGGCCAGTCTGTCGGACAGTGCCGCTGTGCACATCCACGATAAATTGACCGGCCGCAAGGTTTAAAAGGAATAGAGCAATCCTACCCCCAACAGCTGTTTAAACTGTATTCGGGCAATCCCAGGGTCTATGATGGTCCCATCCTCCGCAATTTCCTCATTAAATTTAATGTCGTCATCAAAAATGATATGGGTTCCGATATTGGCGTTGAGATATTCATTGACCTTTAGGTTAAAATTCAGTTCCCAATCCACATCAATGTTACCAAAACTCCGGATGTAATCGGTGTAGAGATTCAGTCGATGGCTCATCAGCACATTTTGGCCTACCTCGGTTTCCCAAGTATTGGTAATCAAAAAACCAAGTTCCAAGAAGAGGTTTTTACCTTTTTCAACACCAAAGGCGCCCTGTTCGGAAAGCGTTTCGTCCAAAACAAAGGTCGATTTCATGGTGGCGGGCGAAATGTACAAGGTAAACTTATCCTTTGGAGGCAAGTAGGAGGAACCCATACCCACAAAAAGATATCCCGGAGCCATAAACCTTGAAATGGGGTTGTCACGGTCGGGATACTTGTAACCATTGGAGAATTGGGTCCTAATATTGGCCCTCACCGAATAGTACCAGTTGGTGATGGTATCCTTTCTAAAACTTAAGGTAGAGGCCATCCGAATCTGGTCGTCCGTTTTTCGCAACTTTCTCCCTTCTTGTGCGTTTATGCCGTAACGAAATTGTGCCTCACTGTTCCAACTCAAATACCTGAACTTGTAATTTCGGGCAAAATCGGCACTTGCCAAGGCCGTCACCGAATTGTCGCCCCCCGCGTTCCAGTTTACAAAGGCCACTTCGCTGATGTTGAGCCCAAATTTGTTCACCTTTTTCCAAAAGGAGGTAGGTTTGAATCGGTTGTACCACACTCGTAACGGTTTGATCCTGTTCAGTACGGTACGTGGATCAGTAAGCTTGGCGCTACGGGTAAGGTACTTTAGTTTAACATCTTTGATACGAACAATTTGAAAACCAGACTCCGTACTGTCAATCTCAAAAGCTTTGATGCGCGTTACCTGTGCATGGGTAGATAGGAAAACAGTAAGGAAAAGAATGAAAAAGCAAGTTAATCGCATTGGTTTAAGGTTGATTGTATGTGTGAAAATAAGGTATCAAAATCTATACCAGCAAGTTGATGGGTCTCCGTCATTTCCCCATGTTCGATAAAAACATCGGGAACCCCAAAAATGGAAATAGGGATGGATGCTCCGACTTCGTTCGCAAACTCCAAAACGGAAGATCCAAAGCCACCCATTATCGTCCCGTCTTCCACCGTGATAATTTGGTCATAGGTACTAAAAATGGTACGGAGCGTTTTTTTGTCCAACGGCTTTACAAAGCGCATATCGTAGTGCCCAACTTTTTCCTGCCCATCCAGTTTTGATATGATTTCGGTAACGGTATTGCCCACATGCCCCACGGTTAGGATAGCTAGCTTACTTCCTTTCTTAAGACAACGCGCGGTTCCTATTTCAATTTGTTCAAACTTGTTTTTCCAATCCAAGTTTACGCCCCGCCCTCTTGGGTATCGGATGGCGATGGGAAGGTCAAGGCCCCATTGGGCGGTGTACATAATGTTCCGGAGCTCCATTTCGTTCATAGGTGCAAATAGGATAAGGTTGGGAATGCAGCGCAAAAAAGCGATATCAAAAACACCATGGTGCGTGGGGCCATCCTGGCCTACCAGTCCCGCTCGGTCCAGACAGAAAATTACGGGAAGCTTTTGTAGGGCTACATCGTGAATAACCTGATCATACGCCCTTTGCAAAAAAGTAGAGTACACATTGCAAAATGGAACCAATCCCTGCGTCGCCATACCCGCAGCCAGGGTGACGGCGTGCTGCTCGGCAATGCCCACGTCGAAAGCGCGTTCAGGCATTTTATCCATCATAAGCTTTAAAGAACTGCCGCTGGGCATTGCGGGGGTGATTCCCACAATATTTGGGTTCTTTTCAGCCAGTTCTACCAAGGTATGCCCAAAAACATCTTGGTATTTTGGGGGTTGTGATTCGCCTGATTTTGGCAATCGTTCCCCGGTGATTTTGTCAAACTTGCCCGGGGCGTGGTATACTACTTGGTCCTCCTCGGCCTGTTTGAGCCCCTTTCCCTTTGTGGTGATGATGTGCAGCAGTTTGGGACCATCGAGCTGTTTCAATCGTTCCAGTTCATCGACCAGTTTTTTTAGGTCATGGCCATCAATGGGCCCGGAATAGTTGAGATTGAGGCACTCAAAAATATTTTCGTCCTTGGCGGTACCGGCCTTTACATTGGTAAGGTATTTTTTGAGCGCACCCACGCTGGGGTCAATTCCGATGGCATTGTCATTCAACACGATCAATGCATTAACATCGGTCACCCCGAGATGGTTGAGACCCTCGAAGGCCATGCCACTGGCAATGGATGCATCGCCGACCACGGCAATATGCTGTTTGGAATGGTCGCCTTTTAGTTTGGAGGCCATGGCCATTCCCAAAATGGCGGAGATGGCTGTGGAACTGTGACCGGTTCCAAAGTCATCGTACTCACTTTCGCTGCGTTTTGGGAAACCGCTAATACCGCCCAATTGGCGATTGGTTTCAAAAATTTCCTTTCGACCCGTCAATATTTTATGCCCGTAGGCTTGATGGCCCACATCCCAAATAAGCTTATCGTGAGGGGCATTGAATACGTAGTGCAGGGCAATGGTGAGTTCCACAACGCCCAAA is drawn from Flagellimonas sp. MMG031 and contains these coding sequences:
- a CDS encoding DUF3078 domain-containing protein — translated: MRLTCFFILFLTVFLSTHAQVTRIKAFEIDSTESGFQIVRIKDVKLKYLTRSAKLTDPRTVLNRIKPLRVWYNRFKPTSFWKKVNKFGLNISEVAFVNWNAGGDNSVTALASADFARNYKFRYLSWNSEAQFRYGINAQEGRKLRKTDDQIRMASTLSFRKDTITNWYYSVRANIRTQFSNGYKYPDRDNPISRFMAPGYLFVGMGSSYLPPKDKFTLYISPATMKSTFVLDETLSEQGAFGVEKGKNLFLELGFLITNTWETEVGQNVLMSHRLNLYTDYIRSFGNIDVDWELNFNLKVNEYLNANIGTHIIFDDDIKFNEEIAEDGTIIDPGIARIQFKQLLGVGLLYSF
- the dxs gene encoding 1-deoxy-D-xylulose-5-phosphate synthase; its protein translation is MERLLPHIDSPSDLKKLTLDELPQLAQELREFIIDIVSTKEGHLGASLGVVELTIALHYVFNAPHDKLIWDVGHQAYGHKILTGRKEIFETNRQLGGISGFPKRSESEYDDFGTGHSSTAISAILGMAMASKLKGDHSKQHIAVVGDASIASGMAFEGLNHLGVTDVNALIVLNDNAIGIDPSVGALKKYLTNVKAGTAKDENIFECLNLNYSGPIDGHDLKKLVDELERLKQLDGPKLLHIITTKGKGLKQAEEDQVVYHAPGKFDKITGERLPKSGESQPPKYQDVFGHTLVELAEKNPNIVGITPAMPSGSSLKLMMDKMPERAFDVGIAEQHAVTLAAGMATQGLVPFCNVYSTFLQRAYDQVIHDVALQKLPVIFCLDRAGLVGQDGPTHHGVFDIAFLRCIPNLILFAPMNEMELRNIMYTAQWGLDLPIAIRYPRGRGVNLDWKNKFEQIEIGTARCLKKGSKLAILTVGHVGNTVTEIISKLDGQEKVGHYDMRFVKPLDKKTLRTIFSTYDQIITVEDGTIMGGFGSSVLEFANEVGASIPISIFGVPDVFIEHGEMTETHQLAGIDFDTLFSHIQSTLNQCD